One stretch of Scophthalmus maximus strain ysfricsl-2021 chromosome 12, ASM2237912v1, whole genome shotgun sequence DNA includes these proteins:
- the LOC118318315 gene encoding synaptopodin-2 isoform X5, producing the protein MGTGDYICVTLRGGAPWGFTLREGEGDTHRPFLISQVEDGGRAFLAGVQEGDEVVSLNGEPCADLTLLRAFALIETSTDCMQLLLKRYCTIPPVDYESEETYCGERESSADVLASTTLHIFSPKHRSQSPRELYISESQDEAYYDTDTEFPKEPQQFSDGQRGPAPVFKEKGVQRCFSPGDMVEVQVSLSEQTLDDLGSASLGSARGIAGGISNREAVETIHTSTISQCLPCSVREPLGQHGLVLGSPSKLGQVEVILQQPSASGAGRGILSVGGPRVSGSVASQSEGEEEGGGHCEGVPGSFTVSFGIPTEEASAAGEQDSDSEGDPDKPNKHRARHSRLRRSESLSEKQVKEAKSKCKRIALLLTAAPPNPNNKGVLMFKKHRQRVKKYTLVSYGTGEDEPENSDEGDEEIEDEKQQTHTVEFTLVGSSDSEIDKHFLTNAHSSKGVLTINWDKGLLEIERNLNNQAEMECLPETKGKGAVMFAQRRLRMDEIAAEHEELRRQGIPVEGVPETEKKTVEHSYMQSATEGHAYMDVNIPQQSQQQHQYQQYQEQQYYEQQQSYQQQQQSYQQQQQNYQQQQQNYEQQQQYQQQQYEQQRYQQQQMYQQQQEYNQEHQQMQHLSANINGTVQYQTNEMQSSLSNRTAKPFLVENMAATPYSPVISGTNQDSEGPGEQIASRDERISTPAFRSGLLFDGRRKNTGKPMFTFKEAPKVSPNPALLNLLNRSDKKLGFESGPEEDYLSLGAEACNFLQSTRVKHKTPPPVAPKPVINPNSPPWSPQIEMNNQDMALHAENSVSAPAVAPTTDTIAAPELESAPAPAPEPSPPPAAQEAPASTTTEEQHTWSLPEHESQHQPLQVTAQEENRHINSTLQPEPAPVITWAAGQSQLQQPSTNSWKQGQVQPQEPPPSQSPPQLPWVTRQTTQTHAQPQPPTNTWPPQIQPSWSQPQEQAQAQTLAQPPWAQPLEQTQPQPQVQPQVQPQVQPQVQPQVQPQVQPPWAHSHEQPHMQQMQPTWGQPQEPMQQQAPWAQPLETDTQQQPPWMQPTQQKSQVQPPWVQLESQPQPPWVQQSQQQAPQQAWPQAQAPGQSQPPWVSAQPQQTQQPSINAWPPSQAQAQAQPPWMAQAQHQVQPQANLNPWAPAPAQVPSQPSWAQHCPEHGQNAMKSWPQEQNQAQNQPPWAPPQATPQPNWQPSTSTTPPQPSMNTAWPPAQTQPQTLALGRSYSLSPPARIPSTGQKSASTSSSQKPPTWAAKTVEKVHKPLSPWEAASRHPLGLVDEAFASQNLHQTLASNIHLAAQRKMLPEPPAEWKAGMSYQAPPKTGSQTWSQSQSRSHSRAPLPSFASPTKGGVSSAAGHAGYRSLPRQWQPQRSVTQANREPPVSSSDHKRPLGKQTYKSVYTSNTWSWRR; encoded by the exons ATGGGTACCGGGGATTACATCTGCGTGACGCTGCGTGGTGGTGCACCCTGGGGATTCACCCTgcgagaaggagagggggacaCCCACAGACCTTTCCTAATTTCCCag GTAGAAGACGGTGGCCGCGCTTTCCTGGCTGGAGTGCAGGAAGGTGATGAGGTAGTTTCACTCAACGGGGAGCCATGTGCTGATCTCACCCTTTTACGGGCCTTTGCCCTCATCGAAACATCAACCGACTGCATGCAGCTGCTTCTCAAAAG ATACTGCACCATTCCCCCTGTAGACTATGAATCAGAAGAGACATACTGTGGTGAGAGGGAATCTTCAGCCGATGTTTTAGCGAGCACCACCCTCCACATCTTCTCCCCAAAGCACAGGTCCCAAAGCCCAAGGGAACTGTACATATCTGAGTCCCAGGATGAGGCCTACTACGACACTGACACAGAGTTCCCCAAGGAACCCCAGCAGTTCTCTGATGGTCAGCGAGGCCCAGCGCctgtttttaaggaaaaaggAGTACAGCGGTGCTTCTCCCCTGGGGACATGGTTGAGGTCCAGGTATCCCTGTCCGAGCAAACGCTGGATGACCTGGGGAGCGCCTCTCTTGGGAGTGCTCGTGGGATTGCGGGGGGAATCTCAAACAGAGAGGCTGTTGAGACTATCCACACGTCCACCATATCGCAGTGTCTACCATGCTCTGTCCGAGAGCCACTCGGGCAGCATGGGTTGGTGCTCGGCTCCCCTTCGAAGCTGGGGCAGGTGGAGGTCATTTTGCAGCAGCCGTCAGCATCCGGAGCAGGGAGGGGCATCCTGAGTGTGGGTGGCCCCAGGGTCAGTGGAAGTGTTGCATCCcaaagtgaaggagaagaagaaggaggagggcaCTGCGAGGGAGTTCCTGGGTCTTTTACGGTCTCATTTGGAATTCCCACAGAAGAGGCGTCAGCAGCAGGAGAGCAGGACTCTGATTCCGAAGGGGATCCAGACAAACCGAACAAGCATCGGGCAAGGCATTCCA ggCTCAGGCGTAGTGAGAGTCTGTCTGAGAAGCAGGTGAAGGAGGCCAAGTCCAAATGTAAACGTATTGCTCTCCTCCTTACGGCTGCTCCGCCCAACCCAAACAACAAGGGGGTGTTGATGTTCAAGAAACATCGGCAGAGGGTCAAGAAATACACTCTTGTGAGCTACGGCACTGGAGAAGACGAACCAGAGAACAGTGACGAAGGGGACGAGGAAATCGAAGacgagaaacaacaaacacatactgTTGAATTTACCCTTGTGGGTTCTAGCGATTCTGAAATAGATAAGCATTTCCTCACTAATGCCCATAGTAGCAAAGGTGTGCTAACTATCAACTGGGACAAGGGTCTCCTTGAGATTGAAAGGAACCTGAACAACCAAGCAGAGATGGAATGTTTGCCTGAAACCAAGGGAAAGGGTGCTGTAATGTTTGCCCAACGGCGCCTGAGGATGGATGAGATAGCTGCTGAACATGAGGAGCTTAGGCGCCAGGGTATTCCTGTGGAAGGAGTGCCGGAGACTGAAAAGAAGACAGTGGAGCACTCCTACATGCAGTCAGCAACAGAGGGTCATGCTTACATGGATGTAAATATACCCCAGCAAAGCCAACAGCAACACCAGTACCAGCAATACCAAGAACAGCAGTATTATGAGCAACAACAGAGCtaccaacagcaacaacagagctaccaacagcaacaacagaactaccaacagcaacaacaaaactatgaacagcagcaacagtatCAGCAACAGCAGTATGAACAGCAGCGTTATCAACAGCAGCAAAtgtatcagcagcagcaagagtaTAATCAAGAGCACCAGCAAATGCAGCACCTTTCTGCAAACATCAATGGCACAGTCCAATATCAAACCAATGAAATGCAGAGTTCGTTAAGCAATCGTACTGCAAAGCCTTTCTTAGTTGAAAACATGGCGGCTACCCCTTATTCTCCCGTAATTAGTGGGACCAATCAAGATTCTGAGGGCCCAGGAGAGCAGATAGCTTCACGCGATGAGCGCATTTCTACCCCTGCATTTAGGAGTGGCCTTCTGTTtgatggaaggagaaaaaatacTGGCAAGccaatgttcacatttaaggaaGCCCCAAAAGTATCCCCTAACCCAGCATTACTGAACCTCCTCAACAGAAGTGATAAGAAGTTGGGTTTCGAGTCAGGACCTGAGGAAGACTACCTTAGCCTTGGGGCTGAGGCTTGTAATTTCCTCCAGTCTACACGAGTTAAACATAAGACTCCTCCACCAGTGGCTCCAAAGCCTGTGATCAACCCCAACTCTCCTCCATGGTCCCCACAGATAGAAATGAACAACCAGGACATGGCTTTGCATGCTGAAAATAGTGTATCCGCACCTGCTGTAGCCCCCACCACAGACACTATTGCTGCTCCAGAGCTGGAATCAGCCCCTGCACCTGCTCCTGagccctctccccctcctgccgCCCAGGAGGCTCCTGCCAGCACTACCACAGAGGAGCAGCACACGTGGTCTCTCCCAGAGCATGAATCTCAACATCAGCCTCTGCAAGTGACAGCTCAGGAGGAAAATCGTCATATTAATTCTACTCTGCAACCAGAGCCTGCTCCTGTGATTACTTGGGCTGCAGGACAATCACAATTACAACAGCCATCTACCAATTCCTGGAAACAGGGTCAAGTGCAACCCCAGGAACCACCTCCAAGTCAGTCCCCACCACAGCTACCTTGGGTGACACGGCAAACTACTCAGACCCATGCCCAGCCTCAACCCCCCACAAACACTTGGCCCCCTCAAATTCAGCCATCCTGGAGTCAGCCTCAGGAGCAAGCACAAGCCCAGACGCTGGCCCAGCCTCCCTGGGCACAGCCTCTAGAGCAAACACAGCCTCAGCCACAGGTTCAGCCACAGGTTCAGCCGCAGGTTCAGCCGCAGGTTCAGCCACAGGTTCAGCCACAGGTTCAGCCTCCCTGGGCACATTCTCATGAGCAGCCACACATGCAGCAGATGCAACCAACTTGGGGTCAGCCTCAAGAACCAATGCAGCAGCAGGCCCCATGGGCACAGCCATTAGAAACAGATACTCAGCAACAACCACCATGGATGCAACCTACCCAGCAGAAATCTCAAGTACAACCTCCCTGGGTTCAGCTGGAATCCCAGCCACAGCCGCCATGGGTTCAGCAATCACAACAACAGGCTCCACAACAAGCATGGCCACAGGCCCAAGCACCAGGTCAATCTCAGCCACCTTGGGTCTCAGCTCAGCCTCAACAGACACAGCAACCTTCAATTAATGCATGGCCCCCATCACAAGCTCAAGCCCAAGCCCAGCCACCTTGGATGGCCCAAGCACAACATCAAGTGCAGCCTCAAGCCAATTTGAATCCGTGGGCACCAGCACCTGCCCAGGTTCCGTCCCAACCATCATGGGCCCAGCACtgtccagaacatggtcagaaCGCAATGAAGTCTTGGCCCCAAGAGCAAAATCAGGCCCAAAATCAACCACCTTGGGCTCCACCCCAGGCCACACCACAACCAAACTGGCAACCATCTACTTCAACAACTCCACCACAGCCATCAATGAATACAGCCTGGCCTCCAGCTCAGACACAACCTCAGACACTA GCACTTGGAAGGAGCTACTCCCTTTCCCCACCAGCCAGAATACCATCCACAGGCCAGAAGTCGGCTTCAACTTCTTCTTCCCAAAAGCCTCCAACATGGGCCGCCAAAACTGTGGAGAAGGTCCACAAACCTCTTTCACCCTGGGAGGCCGCCTCCCGACACCCACTGGGCCTGGTGGATGAAGCCTTTGCTAGCCAGAACCTCCACCAAACCCTCGCCTCAAACATCCATTTGGCAGCCCAGCGCAAAATGCTGCCCGAGCCGCCAGCAGAGTGGAAGGCCGGGATGTCTTACCAAGCCCCCCCGAAAACAGGCAGCCAGACTTGGAGCCAGAGTCAAAGCCGCAGTCACAGTCGGGCCCCACTGCCATCATTCGCGTCCCCAACAAAGGGTGGCGTCTCGTCCGCCGCTGGTCACGCTGGTTACAGGTCCCTGCCCAGACAGTGGCAGCCTCAGAGGTCTGTGACACAGGCCAACCGCGAGCCCCCAGTGTCTTCCTCTGACCATAAGAGGCCCTTGGGAAAGCAAACATACAAGTCCGTGTACACCAGCAACACTTGGAGTTGGAGACGGTAG
- the LOC118318315 gene encoding synaptopodin-2 isoform X1: MGTGDYICVTLRGGAPWGFTLREGEGDTHRPFLISQVEDGGRAFLAGVQEGDEVVSLNGEPCADLTLLRAFALIETSTDCMQLLLKRYCTIPPVDYESEETYCGERESSADVLASTTLHIFSPKHRSQSPRELYISESQDEAYYDTDTEFPKEPQQFSDGQRGPAPVFKEKGVQRCFSPGDMVEVQVSLSEQTLDDLGSASLGSARGIAGGISNREAVETIHTSTISQCLPCSVREPLGQHGLVLGSPSKLGQVEVILQQPSASGAGRGILSVGGPRVSGSVASQSEGEEEGGGHCEGVPGSFTVSFGIPTEEASAAGEQDSDSEGDPDKPNKHRARHSRLRRSESLSEKQVKEAKSKCKRIALLLTAAPPNPNNKGVLMFKKHRQRVKKYTLVSYGTGEDEPENSDEGDEEIEDEKQQTHTVEFTLVGSSDSEIDKHFLTNAHSSKGVLTINWDKGLLEIERNLNNQAEMECLPETKGKGAVMFAQRRLRMDEIAAEHEELRRQGIPVEGVPETEKKTVEHSYMQSATEGHAYMDVNIPQQSQQQHQYQQYQEQQYYEQQQSYQQQQQSYQQQQQNYQQQQQNYEQQQQYQQQQYEQQRYQQQQMYQQQQEYNQEHQQMQHLSANINGTVQYQTNEMQSSLSNRTAKPFLVENMAATPYSPVISGTNQDSEGPGEQIASRDERISTPAFRSGLLFDGRRKNTGKPMFTFKEAPKVSPNPALLNLLNRSDKKLGFESGPEEDYLSLGAEACNFLQSTRVKHKTPPPVAPKPVINPNSPPWSPQIEMNNQDMALHAENSVSAPAVAPTTDTIAAPELESAPAPAPEPSPPPAAQEAPASTTTEEQHTWSLPEHESQHQPLQVTAQEENRHINSTLQPEPAPVITWAAGQSQLQQPSTNSWKQGQVQPQEPPPSQSPPQLPWVTRQTTQTHAQPQPPTNTWPPQIQPSWSQPQEQAQAQTLAQPPWAQPLEQTQPQPQVQPQVQPQVQPQVQPQVQPQVQPPWAHSHEQPHMQQMQPTWGQPQEPMQQQAPWAQPLETDTQQQPPWMQPTQQKSQVQPPWVQLESQPQPPWVQQSQQQAPQQAWPQAQAPGQSQPPWVSAQPQQTQQPSINAWPPSQAQAQAQPPWMAQAQHQVQPQANLNPWAPAPAQVPSQPSWAQHCPEHGQNAMKSWPQEQNQAQNQPPWAPPQATPQPNWQPSTSTTPPQPSMNTAWPPAQTQPQTLVSAWAPETQQTPVNVSTSMVNTRPSPKPWQTPQNAPQNHTPPPPPQRMHSFTIGQRASSPINPMATTLNPSSAGSAFEMPIVRGKGADMFAKRQSRMEKFVVDSDTVEASKASRSTSPVASLPNEWKYSPNVRAPPSRAYNPMQSPSYPPAATKQPPQVSPSSKDKKKGKEKKMPAPKPLSVIEVMKHQPYQLNSSLFTFGPAVEATKTPPPKPDFSPPNPPVENQPISYGQMTPIQPTGTFNAPYPQQAYGMPMQPMIHDSQYQQTAANVYPAPNTYQQPPAGPYQQAYNQQYQQPAPPAYHPQAPQSSIPSYQQAPQVPHQPASSPAYLAAPSVPYQPQPPSSYVAPSFPVAAKPESASGGNTVAAPKPKFTAKKSSAQVWKPTAVDTE; encoded by the exons ATGGGTACCGGGGATTACATCTGCGTGACGCTGCGTGGTGGTGCACCCTGGGGATTCACCCTgcgagaaggagagggggacaCCCACAGACCTTTCCTAATTTCCCag GTAGAAGACGGTGGCCGCGCTTTCCTGGCTGGAGTGCAGGAAGGTGATGAGGTAGTTTCACTCAACGGGGAGCCATGTGCTGATCTCACCCTTTTACGGGCCTTTGCCCTCATCGAAACATCAACCGACTGCATGCAGCTGCTTCTCAAAAG ATACTGCACCATTCCCCCTGTAGACTATGAATCAGAAGAGACATACTGTGGTGAGAGGGAATCTTCAGCCGATGTTTTAGCGAGCACCACCCTCCACATCTTCTCCCCAAAGCACAGGTCCCAAAGCCCAAGGGAACTGTACATATCTGAGTCCCAGGATGAGGCCTACTACGACACTGACACAGAGTTCCCCAAGGAACCCCAGCAGTTCTCTGATGGTCAGCGAGGCCCAGCGCctgtttttaaggaaaaaggAGTACAGCGGTGCTTCTCCCCTGGGGACATGGTTGAGGTCCAGGTATCCCTGTCCGAGCAAACGCTGGATGACCTGGGGAGCGCCTCTCTTGGGAGTGCTCGTGGGATTGCGGGGGGAATCTCAAACAGAGAGGCTGTTGAGACTATCCACACGTCCACCATATCGCAGTGTCTACCATGCTCTGTCCGAGAGCCACTCGGGCAGCATGGGTTGGTGCTCGGCTCCCCTTCGAAGCTGGGGCAGGTGGAGGTCATTTTGCAGCAGCCGTCAGCATCCGGAGCAGGGAGGGGCATCCTGAGTGTGGGTGGCCCCAGGGTCAGTGGAAGTGTTGCATCCcaaagtgaaggagaagaagaaggaggagggcaCTGCGAGGGAGTTCCTGGGTCTTTTACGGTCTCATTTGGAATTCCCACAGAAGAGGCGTCAGCAGCAGGAGAGCAGGACTCTGATTCCGAAGGGGATCCAGACAAACCGAACAAGCATCGGGCAAGGCATTCCA ggCTCAGGCGTAGTGAGAGTCTGTCTGAGAAGCAGGTGAAGGAGGCCAAGTCCAAATGTAAACGTATTGCTCTCCTCCTTACGGCTGCTCCGCCCAACCCAAACAACAAGGGGGTGTTGATGTTCAAGAAACATCGGCAGAGGGTCAAGAAATACACTCTTGTGAGCTACGGCACTGGAGAAGACGAACCAGAGAACAGTGACGAAGGGGACGAGGAAATCGAAGacgagaaacaacaaacacatactgTTGAATTTACCCTTGTGGGTTCTAGCGATTCTGAAATAGATAAGCATTTCCTCACTAATGCCCATAGTAGCAAAGGTGTGCTAACTATCAACTGGGACAAGGGTCTCCTTGAGATTGAAAGGAACCTGAACAACCAAGCAGAGATGGAATGTTTGCCTGAAACCAAGGGAAAGGGTGCTGTAATGTTTGCCCAACGGCGCCTGAGGATGGATGAGATAGCTGCTGAACATGAGGAGCTTAGGCGCCAGGGTATTCCTGTGGAAGGAGTGCCGGAGACTGAAAAGAAGACAGTGGAGCACTCCTACATGCAGTCAGCAACAGAGGGTCATGCTTACATGGATGTAAATATACCCCAGCAAAGCCAACAGCAACACCAGTACCAGCAATACCAAGAACAGCAGTATTATGAGCAACAACAGAGCtaccaacagcaacaacagagctaccaacagcaacaacagaactaccaacagcaacaacaaaactatgaacagcagcaacagtatCAGCAACAGCAGTATGAACAGCAGCGTTATCAACAGCAGCAAAtgtatcagcagcagcaagagtaTAATCAAGAGCACCAGCAAATGCAGCACCTTTCTGCAAACATCAATGGCACAGTCCAATATCAAACCAATGAAATGCAGAGTTCGTTAAGCAATCGTACTGCAAAGCCTTTCTTAGTTGAAAACATGGCGGCTACCCCTTATTCTCCCGTAATTAGTGGGACCAATCAAGATTCTGAGGGCCCAGGAGAGCAGATAGCTTCACGCGATGAGCGCATTTCTACCCCTGCATTTAGGAGTGGCCTTCTGTTtgatggaaggagaaaaaatacTGGCAAGccaatgttcacatttaaggaaGCCCCAAAAGTATCCCCTAACCCAGCATTACTGAACCTCCTCAACAGAAGTGATAAGAAGTTGGGTTTCGAGTCAGGACCTGAGGAAGACTACCTTAGCCTTGGGGCTGAGGCTTGTAATTTCCTCCAGTCTACACGAGTTAAACATAAGACTCCTCCACCAGTGGCTCCAAAGCCTGTGATCAACCCCAACTCTCCTCCATGGTCCCCACAGATAGAAATGAACAACCAGGACATGGCTTTGCATGCTGAAAATAGTGTATCCGCACCTGCTGTAGCCCCCACCACAGACACTATTGCTGCTCCAGAGCTGGAATCAGCCCCTGCACCTGCTCCTGagccctctccccctcctgccgCCCAGGAGGCTCCTGCCAGCACTACCACAGAGGAGCAGCACACGTGGTCTCTCCCAGAGCATGAATCTCAACATCAGCCTCTGCAAGTGACAGCTCAGGAGGAAAATCGTCATATTAATTCTACTCTGCAACCAGAGCCTGCTCCTGTGATTACTTGGGCTGCAGGACAATCACAATTACAACAGCCATCTACCAATTCCTGGAAACAGGGTCAAGTGCAACCCCAGGAACCACCTCCAAGTCAGTCCCCACCACAGCTACCTTGGGTGACACGGCAAACTACTCAGACCCATGCCCAGCCTCAACCCCCCACAAACACTTGGCCCCCTCAAATTCAGCCATCCTGGAGTCAGCCTCAGGAGCAAGCACAAGCCCAGACGCTGGCCCAGCCTCCCTGGGCACAGCCTCTAGAGCAAACACAGCCTCAGCCACAGGTTCAGCCACAGGTTCAGCCGCAGGTTCAGCCGCAGGTTCAGCCACAGGTTCAGCCACAGGTTCAGCCTCCCTGGGCACATTCTCATGAGCAGCCACACATGCAGCAGATGCAACCAACTTGGGGTCAGCCTCAAGAACCAATGCAGCAGCAGGCCCCATGGGCACAGCCATTAGAAACAGATACTCAGCAACAACCACCATGGATGCAACCTACCCAGCAGAAATCTCAAGTACAACCTCCCTGGGTTCAGCTGGAATCCCAGCCACAGCCGCCATGGGTTCAGCAATCACAACAACAGGCTCCACAACAAGCATGGCCACAGGCCCAAGCACCAGGTCAATCTCAGCCACCTTGGGTCTCAGCTCAGCCTCAACAGACACAGCAACCTTCAATTAATGCATGGCCCCCATCACAAGCTCAAGCCCAAGCCCAGCCACCTTGGATGGCCCAAGCACAACATCAAGTGCAGCCTCAAGCCAATTTGAATCCGTGGGCACCAGCACCTGCCCAGGTTCCGTCCCAACCATCATGGGCCCAGCACtgtccagaacatggtcagaaCGCAATGAAGTCTTGGCCCCAAGAGCAAAATCAGGCCCAAAATCAACCACCTTGGGCTCCACCCCAGGCCACACCACAACCAAACTGGCAACCATCTACTTCAACAACTCCACCACAGCCATCAATGAATACAGCCTGGCCTCCAGCTCAGACACAACCTCAGACACTAGTGAGTGCTTGGGCACCAGAGACGCAGCAAACACCTGTGAATGTATCCACATCAATGGTTAACACTCGTCCTTCTCCCAAACCTTGGCAAACACCACAAAATGCCCCACAAAACCAcaccccaccacctcctccacaacGAATGCACTCTTTTACTATTGGTCAAAGAGCTTCATCACCAATCAACCCAATGGCCACTACCTTAAATCCATCATCTGCAGGTTCAGCTTTTGAGATGCCAATCGTCAGAGGCAAAGGAGCTGATATGTTTGCCAAGAGGCAGTCTCGTATGGAGAAGTTTGTTGTGGACTCTGATACCGTGGAAGCAAGCAAGGCAAGCCGGTCAACATCTCCAGTCGCTTCCTTACCAAATGAGTGGAAATATTCTCCAAATGTACGTGCTCCACCGTCACGTGCATATAATCCTATGCAGTCCCCTTCTTATCCCCCAGCAGCAACAAAGCAACCCCCTCAGGTTAGTCCTTCATccaaagataagaaaaaaggcaaagagaaaaaaatgcctgCCCCTAAACCCCTCAGTGTCATAGAGGTAATGAAACATCAACCATATCAACTAAATTCTTCACTCTTTACTTTTGGCCCAGCAGTGGAGGCTACCAAGACCCCTCCTCCTAAGCCAGACTTTTCACCTCCTAACCCCCCTGTTGAAAACCAACCAATTAGTTATGGACAAATGACTCCCATCCAGCCAACTGGAACATTTAATGCTCCATACCCCCAGCAGGCCTATGGGATGCCCATGCAACCAATGATCCATGATAGCCAATACCAGCAAACCGCAGCTAATGTTTATCCTGCCCCTAATACTTATCAGCAACCCCCTGCTGGTCCATACCAGCAAGCATATAACCAACAGTATCAACAACCTGCCCCACCTGCTTATCATCCCCAAGCCCCTCAGTCATCAATCCCTTCCTACCAACAAGCACCGCAGGTTCCTCACCAACCAGCCAGCAGCCCTGCCTACTTGGCAGCTCCCTCAGTACCGTACCAGCCCCAGCCTCCCAGTAGCTATGTTGCTCCTAGTTTCCCTGTTGCTGCTAAGCCTGAATCTGCATCAGGTGGCAACACTGTAGCTGCTCCTAAGCCTAAGTTTACCGCTAAAAAGAGCTCAGCTCAGGTGTGGAAGCCAACAGCAGTTGATACAGAGTGA